One Solanum pennellii chromosome 9, SPENNV200 DNA segment encodes these proteins:
- the LOC107030347 gene encoding glycine-rich protein 5-like, with amino-acid sequence MANKFSILILCLALVVVHTTASRDVPSDNGLSDQKNVYGGAGGIGGIGSNGLPFGGVFSGVGGNVGGFGAGIGGGAGFGGGMGGGGLGGLGGVGGGVGGGAGSLPLP; translated from the coding sequence ATGGCAAACAAGTTTTCCATACTTATCCTCTGTCTTGCTTTAGTAGTGGTTCATACCACAGCATCAAGAGACGTGCCAAGTGATAATGGTCTTTCTGACCAAAAGAATGTTTACGGAGGCGCTGGAGGTATCGGTGGCATTGGAAGCAATGGATTGCCTTTTGGTGGAGTTTTTAGTGGAGTAGGTGGGAATGTTGGTGGATTTGGTGCTGGAATTGGTGGTGGAGCTGGATTTGGTGGAGGAAtggggggtggtggtctaggaggACTAGGGGGTGTTGGTGGCGGTGTTGGTGGTGGTGCAGGAAGTCTTCCACTTCCATAA
- the LOC107030348 gene encoding glycine-rich protein 5-like, which yields MANRLCIVILCLALVVVHATAARDMPSDNGLYDQKNVFVGAGGIGGIGSNGLPFGGVVSGVGGNVGGFGGGIGGGAGFGGGMGGGGLGGLGGIGGGVGGGGAAGSLPLP from the coding sequence ATGGCAAACAGGTTGTGCATAGTTATTCTTTGTCTTGCTTTAGTAGTGGTTCATGCCACAGCAGCAAGAGACATGCCAAGTGACAATGGTCTTTATGACCAAAAGAATGTTTTCGTTGGCGCTGGTGGTATCGGTGGCATTGGCAGCAATGGCTTGCCTTTTGGTGGAGTTGTTAGCGGAGTAGGTGGGAATGTTGGTGGATTTGGTGGTGGAATTGGTGGTGGAGCTGGATTTGGTGGAGGAATGGGGGGTGGTGGACTAGGAGGACTAGGTGGTATTGGTGGCGGTGTTGGCGGTGGTGGTGCTGCAGGAAGTCTTCCACTTCCATGA